Proteins from a single region of Candidatus Woesearchaeota archaeon:
- a CDS encoding DegT/DnrJ/EryC1/StrS family aminotransferase produces the protein MKIPFVDLKASYISQKEAIDAALAQVIEQTDFVNGKDVSLFEQEFADYCESKYCVSTNSGTSALFLALKVLDIKEGDEVITTPHTFIATGEVIIHSGASIKLVDIDQKTYNIDSSKLEAAITKKTKAIIAVHLYGYPCAVDKIIEIARKHNLFVIEDCAQAHGCMYHDKKVPQGDIGCFSFYPAKNLGCFGDGGAIVFNNSNIKNMLIALRNHGRLPGQKYEHNYLGYNERMDSLQAAVLRVKLKALEFVNEKRRTLAQRYTAAFKDISSQGKIILPYEEAHAKPVYYVYTVRVKQRSAVMSELEKRGIPTQIYFPIPLHLQPAFSCLGLKKGSYPISEKIADEILSLPIYPELSSAQQEYIISNVKEVLEAQL, from the coding sequence ATGAAAATCCCTTTTGTTGATTTGAAAGCATCATATATCAGCCAGAAAGAAGCAATAGATGCTGCGCTTGCCCAGGTAATAGAACAAACTGATTTTGTCAATGGCAAAGATGTTTCTTTGTTTGAACAAGAATTTGCTGATTATTGTGAAAGCAAATATTGTGTAAGTACTAACTCTGGAACAAGCGCTCTTTTTTTAGCATTAAAAGTTCTTGACATTAAAGAAGGCGATGAGGTTATTACAACACCGCATACGTTTATCGCAACAGGGGAAGTGATTATCCATAGCGGAGCAAGCATTAAGCTCGTTGATATTGACCAAAAAACCTACAACATAGATTCATCAAAACTTGAAGCAGCTATAACAAAAAAAACAAAAGCAATTATTGCCGTACATTTGTATGGTTATCCTTGTGCTGTGGATAAGATCATTGAGATTGCTCGAAAACATAATTTATTTGTTATTGAAGACTGCGCTCAGGCTCATGGATGCATGTATCATGATAAGAAGGTACCTCAAGGAGATATAGGCTGCTTTTCTTTTTATCCTGCAAAAAATCTTGGTTGTTTTGGCGATGGAGGAGCTATTGTATTTAATAATAGCAACATTAAAAATATGCTTATTGCTCTTCGCAACCATGGGAGATTGCCAGGACAAAAATACGAACATAATTATTTAGGGTATAACGAACGAATGGATAGTTTGCAAGCAGCTGTGCTTCGAGTTAAATTAAAAGCATTGGAGTTTGTCAACGAGAAAAGAAGAACTCTTGCCCAACGTTATACTGCAGCGTTTAAAGATATTTCTAGCCAGGGAAAGATAATATTACCTTATGAAGAAGCTCATGCGAAACCTGTATATTACGTCTATACTGTTCGTGTAAAACAGAGATCAGCAGTTATGTCTGAGCTTGAAAAAAGAGGAATTCCTACACAGATATATTTTCCCATTCCTCTCCACCTCCAGCCTGCATTTTCTTGTTTAGGATTAAAAAAAGGAAGTTATCCTATAAGCGAAAAAATCGCTGATGAAATTCTCTCACTGCCAATTTATCCAGAATTATCATCTGCTCAACAAGAGTATATTATTTCGAATGTTAAGGAAGTTTTAGAAGCTCAGCTATAA
- a CDS encoding glycosyltransferase family 4 protein, whose protein sequence is MIPQQKEKKKKILMLLLKDFAPDPRVLKEANYLARKGYDIEIIAWKYRGDYPQEEYKHFKVVHLGPALIQNFEKRNIFLKIISVLYSIIGFMAHAFFYALKKPCDIIHAHDLTALPLGVILKWFKRKTLIYDSHEDYPNLLRDMSILLWLPGLFLEKICSYFVNGIITINKEFAQKLERFGKPVVVAANYIDLTWFDTYKNHKKISFLKKKYGIKQDTIVAMYCGIIKEIRGVKEIVIASKLLPAALRDNVVFFIVGDGPYYQRLVAFAQDQNAKNVHIIGKIPYDEVPTYSALADIGLHVQYLTRNNEFCSPNKLFEYMAGACALIISNLPGMRSVVEHNQLGCTVTPGSAQEIADAITVLATDRKKLTAIGEKSRLLVEKTYNWDSQMKNVELLYKKLDA, encoded by the coding sequence ATGATACCGCAACAAAAAGAAAAAAAGAAAAAGATTTTGATGCTTCTCTTGAAAGACTTTGCTCCTGATCCAAGAGTTCTTAAAGAAGCTAATTACCTTGCAAGAAAAGGCTATGATATTGAAATTATAGCGTGGAAGTATAGAGGAGATTATCCCCAAGAGGAGTATAAACATTTTAAGGTAGTTCATCTTGGTCCTGCCTTGATACAAAACTTTGAAAAAAGAAATATTTTTCTAAAAATAATCTCGGTGTTGTATAGCATTATTGGATTTATGGCTCATGCTTTTTTTTATGCATTAAAAAAGCCATGTGATATCATTCATGCTCATGATTTAACAGCACTCCCCTTAGGAGTTATATTGAAATGGTTCAAACGAAAAACGTTAATTTATGATTCGCATGAAGATTACCCTAATCTTTTGAGAGACATGTCTATTTTATTATGGCTACCTGGCTTGTTTCTTGAGAAAATATGCAGCTACTTTGTTAATGGTATTATTACCATCAACAAAGAATTTGCTCAGAAATTGGAACGATTTGGCAAGCCAGTTGTTGTAGCAGCTAATTATATTGATCTCACCTGGTTCGATACTTATAAGAATCATAAGAAAATATCTTTTCTGAAGAAAAAGTATGGTATTAAACAAGACACCATTGTTGCGATGTATTGTGGGATCATTAAAGAAATACGCGGTGTGAAAGAGATTGTTATTGCCTCGAAGCTTCTCCCTGCTGCGCTTCGAGACAACGTTGTTTTTTTCATTGTAGGTGATGGCCCCTATTATCAACGATTAGTTGCTTTTGCTCAAGACCAAAATGCGAAAAATGTTCATATTATTGGCAAGATTCCTTATGATGAAGTTCCTACTTATTCAGCTTTAGCAGACATAGGTCTTCATGTTCAATATCTTACTCGAAACAATGAATTTTGCAGCCCAAATAAGCTGTTTGAGTATATGGCTGGAGCATGCGCTTTAATCATCAGTAACCTTCCTGGAATGCGCAGTGTTGTTGAACATAATCAATTAGGATGTACTGTTACTCCTGGCTCAGCTCAAGAAATAGCTGACGCTATCACTGTTTTAGCAACTGATAGAAAAAAACTTACAGCTATTGGAGAAAAATCACGATTATTAGTAGAGAAAACATATAATTGGGATTCACAAATGAAAAATGTTGAATTGCTCTATAAAAAGCTCGATGCTTAA